The Prevotella herbatica genome contains the following window.
TAAATATGAACAGGAAATTGCGGAACTGCAAAGCCAGAGACGTGATATTGTAGCAAAGGCAAAGGCTGAAGCTGAAGAACTGTTGAAGGAAAGTAACAAACGTATTGAAAACGCAATTCGTGAAATCAAACAAAATCAAGCAGAAAAAGAGGCTACTCGTAAGATTCGTGAGGAACTGCGTGACTTTGAAACTGCTGTGAGTTCAGGAAAAACAGTTACTGGTAAACAGTCTCATGGAATTATTTCTGATGATGATTTCGAAAAGAAAATGAAGCAGATCGAGCAGCGTCGTCAGCGCAAGGAACAGCGTAAGAAAGAGAAAGCTGATAAAAAAAGCATTCAACCTGTTTCTGATAGCCCAATCGATATAAATATGTCTATCGCCGATAGTTCAAATGGAACGATAGGAATTGGCTCAACGGTACGTATAAAAGGATTGTCTTCAACGGGGACAATAGAGTCTATTGATGGAAAAATGTGTACGGTTATATTTGGCGGTATGCGCTCAAAGATGCGCCTTGACCGTTTGGAAGCTGCAAGTGGAGTAGGGAATAAAGAGAACGATGAGGCAGCTGATAACGCATATCAGGTAAGCCGTGCTACCCGTGACACGATAGATGATCATAAGAAAAACTTTCATCAGGATTTGGATGTCAGGGGAATGCGTGGCGATGAGGCTCTTAATGCAGTTCAGTATTTCATAGATGATGCAATACTTGTGGGCATGAGTAGAGTACGTATCTTGCATGGAAAAGGTAACGGAATCCTTCGTAGTCTTATAAGGCAATATCTTGCAGGGATTCCTAATGTCACTCATTATGCAGATGAGCATGTGCAGTTTGGCGGTGCTGGAATAACGATAGTAGATTTTTAATAGATGTTAAAATCGTAAAATAGTTTATGTATTTTTTTTGCCATTCAAAAAAAACGTTTACTTTTGCACCCGCTTAACAAAAGCAACATGGGCAAGTCCCTTACGGTCAGCTCCCTTGGAATCCCCCAGGACGGGAACGTAGCAAGGGTACTTGGTTGTAGCGTCGCGATAAGGATCGCTTGCCCACCCGCCTCTTTAGCTCAGTTGGCCAGAGCACGTGATTTGTAATCTCGGGGTCGTTGGTTCGAATCCGACAAGAGGCTCAAAAAAAACAGAAGGATGTAGTTTTCACTACATCCTTTTTTTTATGCTTGTTTAGCTCCGTATCTGTCTATAAGTATATGTTTCTTACCTTGTATACCTTCAAAATAAGGTGGCTCACACCTTAGTTGCATATCGTCATAAATAAACTCAGCAATCACGGTGTCTTTTCCGTCAGGTAGTATAAGTCCCATTTTTCCGTTCTTCTTTGCGATAACAGGCATCATACATAAATCATCAACATATACGTATGGTGTCCTCAGAAAATCATAAAGTGGGTGTATGAGGATTTTTCCTTCATGATCTTTAATGCCAAACTTTCCGTTTTCTTCAAACACACTATGAAACTTGATGTATTTTCTTTTTATTCGCTGTATATATGCTACTGTTTTTCTAGGATTGCTTATCATTCTATGCCAGTAACTGTATGTGTCAGAGTAGTTAGCTGCAGCCCTCACAATCACCATTTTCCAATCAAGTCCACTAATAGCTTTTCTGTTTAGGTCTATGTATTTAGCAATGGCTTTTTCTTTTTCAGGAACACTTAGTTTCGACAGCGATTCCTCAAATCTCATCATAATATTTTTTGAACCCGACATGCCTTTTATGTATCTGTGTATCTGTCTTGACATTTCACAGCATACAAATTTGTCTATTTCCGCCAACTCAATTTTGTCAACGTATAGCTCTTCGAAATTATCAGCTGTTATTCTTTTCATAATATTTACCTCCGTTTCTCCAAAAATACGAACTTTTCCTGATTCAGTAAAATTTTTAATCGTTAAATTGCTAAAACTATGTTATAAAACACGTCTTAACTAATATTAACCACATAGAGGTCACAAATGTTACCTTATTATATAATCATTTTCTTCTACCTTTGCCGACAATAATAAGACGTAGAAAATATGAATACTATTTATTCTTTTGAGCAATGGGATATCGATTTATTGGTTGATTACATTCAGAAAGTTCATCATCGTGGGATACGAGAAAAAGGCCCAAAGGTGCTTAATAAATTAATAGCTGTGGCAGAAATCCACAAGGCAGACGCTCCAAATCTTCTAAAGGTAACAGATCATTTCCGTAATTCTCTTTATGATCTTGATGTGCATTGCAGTAAGGAGGATAACATTCTCTATCTTTATGTTTTAGAGATGTACGAGGCTTATGCGCAAGGTCACACAGTTCCGCCGTTTCATTGCGGAAGTGTTCAGAGTCCAATAAATGCAATGATGGCTGATCATGACGAGGAAATATCACGTCATAATCGCATAGCCGATTTGACTAATAACTACACTGCTCCAGATTCTTCTGATGATTATTATGTAGAAGCAATGCAATTATTGCGAGAATTTCGTCAGGCATTGGATGAACATGTGGCGATTGAAAACAAGGTTCTTTTCCCGATGGCTGTTAAATTGGAGACAATGGTACTGCGCTAGAAAACGTCTTGAAAGGCAATAAAACGGCAATTATTTTTAAAGAAAAGCGATTTTTTTTGAAAAAAGTTTCAGAAATATTTGGAGGATTAAAAAATATCCATTACTTTTGCACTCGCTTTAAGAAACCAAGCTAACATCATCAATGGAGAGATGGTAGAGCGGTCGATTACAGCAGTCTTGAAAACTGCCGTACCGAGAGGTACCGGGGGTTCGAATCCCTCTCTCTCCGCAAAGTCCTCAGTATTATTACTGAGGACTTTTTTTTATTTATTGCTGTATGTAAATTATTATGGCTAAGTTCGGGCGACTCTGTGCCTACTGATATACATGTTGTATCAATAAGTAGTTTCTTTAATTTAAATAGACCTCATATTCAACTTATTATATAGAAATGATTGGCATTCCGAAAATATTTTGTATCTTCGCCTTATGAATATTCTAACTGACATTTTTGTGGTGCTTGTGGTCATAGAGTTCGTGTATATTTTCTATCTCGAAACTATTGCTACAACATCAAGGAAAACTTCCGAGACCTTCGGTATGACCAAGGAGGTTTTGGAGGGTAAGAATGTGAATGTACTTCTGAAAAATCAGGGAGTGTACAACCTTCTTATTGCCGTGATGCTATTAATTGCCTTGTTTATCATGCACTCTAAAGGAACGATAGTCCTTCTACTGAACTATATCATAATCGTAGCTGCTTACGGAGCCGTTAGTTCTAACCCGAAAATATTCCCTAAACAGGGCGGACTAGCACTTATCGCGCTTATATTATTATTGATCTTCGGTATATGATTTTCGGAAAGAGTACTTTGATATTTTGCAGTTGATGGATGGAGTCAGCACGACAGAGGATTCCTGTGCCCGATGTAGCATCTAGGAGCTGAGTTTCGATAAACAGAACCAAGTGATACGTATGGAACTGGATTCACATCTCGATGATGATACCTGCAATGACTTCTGCTCTCAGTTTCCTACAAGTGGATATTTTGAGAGTGAAGGCCCATATGGTTTACAATTCAAATCGATAACCATTACGCTTTATAGAACCTCATGAGCTGGTTATTATATAAATAAAAGGCATACGAGGGTAAGGGATCATTATCCCTCTCCTTCTGCAAAGTCCTCAGTATTATTACTGAGGACTTTTTTTTCTTATTGCTGTATATAAATTATTATACAGCTTTGGTCTAAAGTTTAATTTAAAAGTTTAGGCTCAGTTCCTATTTGCGCAGATAAACAGCAAACAACGTGAACAGCATTGTCTCCACTATGTGGTATCTGTCTTTCTCTGCGTCCTCTGCTTTAGCAGATACTGCAAATATATACAGTAAGGAGTATTAGTGGGGAATCGTTCTGTCTATTATTTTGAACAATATATATAATCCGTATTTAAATAATAAAGATTCGTGTGTTATTAAATTTAAAATAAGATTGTACTTTCTTTTTATTAGTTTTTGATTTGTATATTTGTAATTCACTTTTTAAATCATTATTATTTTATGAAAGTAACATTCTCTTCTTTTACACAGACATGTATTAACAAACAAAAAAGTTGCGGGAGCTTTTCTACTGCCCACCTTTATGGTTGTGCCGCTCACTCTTTCAGTGAGTATCTCGGACGTGACACCATCCGCTTCGGGGACATCACTACCCAAGCCCTGAAACTCTATGAGAAATACCTTATTCGTACTTCCCATTCCTTCAACACCATTTCTACTTACATGCGTATGCTCCGTGCCATCTACAACAAGGCGGTGATGGCTGGTCTTGCCCGATTTGTGTTCAACCTGTTCCATGATGTGTTCACGGGCATAGACAGAAACCACAAGAAGGCACTCGACGAATCTAATTTGAAGGAGATCTTGACTGGTGAGGTGAAAAGCCTAGCTCTGAAACGGGTTCAGTTAATGGCAGCAGCCATGTACCGACTTTGTGGAATGCCGTTTGTTGATTTGCAGCATCTTGGCATTCATTCGGTTATGGACGGTGTGTTGAAATACAACCGCCAGAAGACAGGGAGCTGTGTCAACATTCCCGTAAATAGAAATGTTCGCAACCTCATCAAGCTTCTCCCTATATCAGATTTAGACCTCAGCACGGAGATCGGCTACAAACGCTATCAGTCATTGCTTCGCAATTTCAATGCCGGTCTTAAACGTCTTGCAAAAGCCTTTGGCGTTAAGGTTTGCATTTCTTCCTACACCTTCCGTCATTCCTGGGCTACGAATGCGCTCCGCCATCATGTGCCAGTGGAGGTAATCAGTTCCGCCCTCGGCCATTCCGACATCAGGACCACACAGATATACTTAAAAGGTTTTGATGCAGAAGAAATAGGAAAGGCAAACAGCAAAGTCTGCAAATGTCTGAATGTAAGATAAGTATCAATGATTAGCCTTTTAAAAAGATATCAATAAATATCGAAAGTAAATAAAAAATGTAGCCGTTACTTTGTAAGTAACAGATACAACTAATTGTTGGGCAAATGTAGTTATTAATTTATTAAGTTATATACTAATTTGCATTTATTAACTAAAAAATAATAAAAACCAATAAAAAACATAACCAACGGGACATATGTAATCTTAATGCGTTTGATATAAACACATTTTAAACATAATTCGATGTACATATTGTTATCCAACGGTAGCACCTATCCGCTGGTTAGTTCCCTTTTTGTCTATTCTTATCCAACATTATTCCCCAATCCTTTCTGTTACTTACAAAGTAACGGAACGTGTAATAATAGAATAGATAAATTGGATGAGTAAATTAAAATTTCATAGTACGAATTTTAGAATAAGTGATATTATATTAAAGTCATTTTTGGTTTTATTGGTATCCCTTTCGTCATTGCGCCTTCAAGCGCAATATGTCGCCCTGAAGTCCAATCTGGTCTACGATGCCATAGCCGTGCCTTCGCTCGGTACCGAGGTGCGCCTTGACAGCACCCTTACCCTGAATGTTTCTTCTACCTATTGCCCTATATCATATAATGAGAACCGTAAATGGAAGAACTGGTCAGTCCAGTACGAAGCCCGTCACTGGTTCCGCAAGGCTTTCAACGGTCCTTACATAGGAGTTTTCGGCATTCACGGAGGCTTCAACTTAAGCCGCATTCCCTTTTTTCATCTTTCCCATCACCGTGCTGAAGGCAACTTCAACGGTGCGGGACTCACTTTCGGCTGGCATAGGATTCTTTCACCTCATTGGGGCATAGATACTTCCTTGTCTGCCGGCTACCTGCACTTGCGCTACCGCCATTACCGGGAAGGACGTTACGGCTACCATGAATATACAAGGAGCAGTGACTACTTCGGTCCTGTAGGACTTTCGGTGTCTTTGGTGTACATAATAAGATAATAACAATGAAATAATATTTATAGAGAAATGAAACTATTACAATCTGCATTCTTTCTTCTTGCCTTCTGCGGAGTAGCACCCGCAGCATCCGCCCAGACTGTCTACGGCGGTCAGATCTACGTCAATTCAGAGAACTTTACCCGTCAGGGAGACCTTCTCCGTGTGCGCATGAAGGTAAGCTATGACAGCAGCGTTGTGGGAAGCTGCGAGGCACTGACATTTACTCCTGTCCTAAAGACAGACAGTGCGGTTTCCGTGCTTTCCTCAGTGGTCATCAACGGTCGTGAGCGAGAGCGCGATGCTCACCGTACAGAGGTCCTTTCAGAGGTCCGCCGTAATATCCCCATCGTTGTCAAGGACAGTCATGCCGCCAAGCGCTACTTCATCTACGACACCACCGTTCCTTATAAGGACTGGATGCAGGACTGCCGCATGTATGTAGAGAGTGAGGAACTTAACTGTCAGGGCAGGAAAGGTCATGTCTACGAGGACCTTGTGCTGAAGAACATCTACCTCCATGACATGAGTAACGACAATCCCGATCCCAATGTTCACTATTATAATCTGATGGACTATGTACAGTTCCTTCAGCCACAGGGCTCAGATATAGATAAGTTCCACCGCAGCGGAGAGATTTCGATCTTCGGTAACAAGGCACTCGCCAAACTCAGTGGCAGCAGATTCAACCACACCGTGTTCAATACTATTGCCTCTGATGTGAAAAGCGAACTTCAGCGTTACGGCACAAGCCTTGTTGGTCTTCGTATCAATGGCTTTGGTGCTCCTATCGGCAACTATCGCCGTAACGAGAGTGAGGCAATGGAGCGTTCTCTTGATTTGAAGAAGTTCCTGATGAAGCAGAAGCTCACCAACCGTAACGACCTTAACGTAAGCTGGCTTGCAGAGGACTGGGATAGTATCTCTTCACTTGTAGCAGGTAGCGGCATGAACCTTCGCGATGCTGTTGTAGATATCATTAAGAATATCGACGTAGTCAACGGTCGTGAGCGTGAGATTGAGAATTTAGGACTGGGTATGCCGTATGCTTATATGAACCGCTTCATCTTCCCTAAGGTCTATCGCATCAAATATACGCTTACTTTCCGTCACGACGGCTTCGACAGCAATTCAGCCATGCAGCATCTTGGTTCCAACCCTGCAACAATGACGCTGGGTGAACTCTATGCCACAGCAGGATTCTACAAGAAGGGCTCTCGCGAGTACAATGATATATTGGATTTGACAGCTCGTCTTTTCCCAGATAATGCCGAAGCTAATATCAATGCAGCCGGTGTAGCCCTGACACGTAACGATGTAACGCTTGCGCATAAGTATCTTAAGCGTTGGGAGACAGATCCAAGAGCCTACTGCAATATGGGCCTCCTTTATCTTAGCGAGGGCAATCGTGATAAGGCAGAGGTTTACCTGAAGATGGCAAAGGCAGCCGGAGTTACTCAGGCAGACAGAGCCCTGAGCGAGCTGATGAAGATTAAATAAAGCATAATCAACAAAGTAAATAAAACGATTGATAATTAATATAGTAAATAAAGCCTTATGAAACATACATTATACATATCATCACTATTGGCGGCATGTATGCTTCTATTCTCCTGTGCGTCGGACAATACCGTCGTACCGGAGAACGGCACTCCTGAGCATGCCTCCGTCAATATATCGCTCTCAACAGGCATTGTAAGTTCAGGTGCCAAATCCGCAACGCGGTCCACTGGTGTTCTGCCTACGGACAAGGGTGGAACAGTCGGCGCCAACGAGGGAACTCTGAATCATATATGCGTGGGACTGTTTAACACCAATGACAAACTTGTGACGCTTTATGAGTATGATTACAAAGGAGATGAAAAAGTCCCCACCCGTACAGACGCAGTCAAGATGCTTGTCTTTGCCAATGTGCCTACCGGTGCATTTGTAGGAAAGTACACAGTAAGTGACTTCTATACAGTAGCCCAGGACTTAGGCTATACTTCCTCTGTAGACGGTAAGACTAAGACCGGCGTTACTTCATTCAACTCGCAGAGCATGAAGTCGCTGCCGATGATGTCTGATGTGAAGACTTTAAACTGGGGCTCAGGTACAACTCTGAATCCTACAGTAACCCTGAACCGTATGGTTGCACGCGTTGCCCTGACAAATATAACCTACAACTTCACTGGTTCATATACAGGTTGTACTTTTGCTCCTACGGAGATATTCATGTATAATGCCAGCAACTCTCTGACCAACTGGAATACGAAGTCTGTCAGCGGTAGCGTGAGTGGTGAGAACATCCCAGCAAATGCAAACACAGCCTATCTGGGCAGTGGAACTATCAGTTCATTCAGTAGTAGCAGTCCCTATTACTTCTATGTCTTTCCCAACAGCAGTACAACGGTACCGACCAAGTTGGTTATCAAGGGAACGTTTACCACAAAGAGTGGCACGACATATACAACATATTATCCAATCACGGTAAACAGTTCAGCCACAGGCAACATTATTTCCACTGTTACAGGTGGAACTGGTGACTCAAAGATTCTGAGCAACACCACATACGGTCTTGCTGTAACCATATCTGGAACAGGCGTTAACAGCGTATCTGATGAACTGACAGCGACCAATGTGACCGTTACCACCAGTGTAGATGGTTATACAAATGCCACAACTGCGGAACACTTTTAGTTTTCTAAGGTTTAACGATACAATTCGATTGTAATTCATTAAATAACAAATACATAGAATTAAGAATACAATTAAAAGAATTAGATTATGAATAAAAATTATTTGCTTTTATCAGCAGTGTTATCAGTATTATTGATGACATCCTGCTCTTCTTCCGACACGGAAGAAGGAACTATAACCAAAGGTAATCCAGCAGTTGTCAACTTGCAACTTAACGGAAAGTCTATGACCCGTTCAACCCCTTCTGATAATGAAAAGTATATCAAAGAAGGTCAGGCTGCAGCCTTTGATGCTTCCGGTGCCATAGTAGGAACCGTACAGAGCTTTTTAACAAGCACTTCTGCAACTCCTACTATCAGTACCACGACACAGGCTACTCAAGTTAGTGTAGTTGCTAATCCTGGTTCTACTTCTACATTTACGAGCATTGTAAATAAGACCAACCTGGAAGCAGTGACTACAGACTTGGCTAGTACAGCAAGCTCTGTTAAGACTGCAAATAGTCAGGACGAGAAAACGCTTCCAAAGTATGGTAATGCAACCCTTACTTTCGGCACTGATTCCAAGGCAAGTCCAATAGTTGACATGTACAACCTTGTAGGAAGGATAAAGTTGAATTCCATCAAAACCAACTTTACCGGAACGGGTTATGTAGATGCTACATTTACTCCGAAGGAAGTATTCCTTTATAATGCCAACACTGTCAGCACATTCGGCGGTACTGGTTCTTCTCCACAGACTGGTGAGAATACTGATAAAGCAGGTACTTATGCAGTTGCAAGTCCTACAGATTACTATTATCTGAGTTCAGGTCCTATTTCAAGCTATAATGAGACTTCTCCTACTGTCTATACGTTCTATACATTCCCTAACACAAGCGCAGCTACTCCTACAAAGCTAGTAATCAAAGGAGAGTTTAAACCCAAAGACGGCGATCCTGAAGTTGTTTATTATCCAATCACAATAAACAAATTGCAGACTAATACAACTATCACAAAGAATGGAACAGACCGTCCTGCAAATGATGAAAACGACTCAAAGATTGTAAAAAGTACAAGCTATGAAGTAATCATCACAATCAGTGGCAAGGGTATGGACGATCCTGGAAAGGACATTACTCCTTCTGAGGCAACAATCACAATGAATGTGAAGGACTGGACTGATTATGTTCAGGACGTAACTGTTAAGTAAAGATATAGAATACAATAAAACGAAATCGTATTATGAAGTTAAGATATTACCATCATCTACTGTTGCTTCCACTGTTGTCGCTGCTTGCCTCGTGCATCAACGATGACTATTCCGACTGCGTCCAATGCTCTGTCATTGTGTCGCAGACGGACAGTGTTGGCAATGCCTTGACAGCAAAAGTGAAAG
Protein-coding sequences here:
- a CDS encoding tyrosine-type recombinase/integrase, whose amino-acid sequence is MKVTFSSFTQTCINKQKSCGSFSTAHLYGCAAHSFSEYLGRDTIRFGDITTQALKLYEKYLIRTSHSFNTISTYMRMLRAIYNKAVMAGLARFVFNLFHDVFTGIDRNHKKALDESNLKEILTGEVKSLALKRVQLMAAAMYRLCGMPFVDLQHLGIHSVMDGVLKYNRQKTGSCVNIPVNRNVRNLIKLLPISDLDLSTEIGYKRYQSLLRNFNAGLKRLAKAFGVKVCISSYTFRHSWATNALRHHVPVEVISSALGHSDIRTTQIYLKGFDAEEIGKANSKVCKCLNVR
- a CDS encoding tetratricopeptide repeat protein, which codes for MKLLQSAFFLLAFCGVAPAASAQTVYGGQIYVNSENFTRQGDLLRVRMKVSYDSSVVGSCEALTFTPVLKTDSAVSVLSSVVINGRERERDAHRTEVLSEVRRNIPIVVKDSHAAKRYFIYDTTVPYKDWMQDCRMYVESEELNCQGRKGHVYEDLVLKNIYLHDMSNDNPDPNVHYYNLMDYVQFLQPQGSDIDKFHRSGEISIFGNKALAKLSGSRFNHTVFNTIASDVKSELQRYGTSLVGLRINGFGAPIGNYRRNESEAMERSLDLKKFLMKQKLTNRNDLNVSWLAEDWDSISSLVAGSGMNLRDAVVDIIKNIDVVNGREREIENLGLGMPYAYMNRFIFPKVYRIKYTLTFRHDGFDSNSAMQHLGSNPATMTLGELYATAGFYKKGSREYNDILDLTARLFPDNAEANINAAGVALTRNDVTLAHKYLKRWETDPRAYCNMGLLYLSEGNRDKAEVYLKMAKAAGVTQADRALSELMKIK
- a CDS encoding hemerythrin domain-containing protein translates to MNTIYSFEQWDIDLLVDYIQKVHHRGIREKGPKVLNKLIAVAEIHKADAPNLLKVTDHFRNSLYDLDVHCSKEDNILYLYVLEMYEAYAQGHTVPPFHCGSVQSPINAMMADHDEEISRHNRIADLTNNYTAPDSSDDYYVEAMQLLREFRQALDEHVAIENKVLFPMAVKLETMVLR
- a CDS encoding DUF3575 domain-containing protein; this encodes MSKLKFHSTNFRISDIILKSFLVLLVSLSSLRLQAQYVALKSNLVYDAIAVPSLGTEVRLDSTLTLNVSSTYCPISYNENRKWKNWSVQYEARHWFRKAFNGPYIGVFGIHGGFNLSRIPFFHLSHHRAEGNFNGAGLTFGWHRILSPHWGIDTSLSAGYLHLRYRHYREGRYGYHEYTRSSDYFGPVGLSVSLVYIIR
- a CDS encoding DUF1304 domain-containing protein; translated protein: MNILTDIFVVLVVIEFVYIFYLETIATTSRKTSETFGMTKEVLEGKNVNVLLKNQGVYNLLIAVMLLIALFIMHSKGTIVLLLNYIIIVAAYGAVSSNPKIFPKQGGLALIALILLLIFGI